TCCGGAGGCCCTCTGCAGGGTCGCTTTCCACCAGCTTTACCCTTTCCCTTGGAAGCGTCAGGCCTTTTACGGGATGCCATGCTTTGCTGACGTGCACTATTCGGAAGCTTTGAAACAGACGCGCGCCGCGGTTCAACAAGACGCAACTTGCGGAAACTGGCAGGAACACTCCTCTGGTCGGGTACGACTCCGGGCGCGTATCACTAGCGTTGCACTGCTGCTTGCGGTCATCAGAGGTTTGGGCCTTAGGGCAAaggctgcacggttgaagccgtCTCGAAGACAGTGCTGCAGGAAGGGATGGGACCGAGCGTCCATGTGCCAACACGTGGAACACGGCCAGGAAAACTTCGCTGCTCGCCTGCGAACCTCATGCAGAACTCTGCGCGTGAATACAACCCTTTGCAGCAAAGCTGACAACTATTTCCGCAACCGGGTCAGCGTTCCAACTTGCTTCGGAAACGGGGCATAGACGACAACAAACTGCAAGGCTGCTTTGACTTCAAAAAAGGCGCTGGCTAGGCTGAATGCACTACTGAAAGCACTGAAACGCTGAAACCACTGTACTAAGCTAACAATAAAAACCTGAACTACTTTCGAACGATAAGCTTTACAGAATGTTATTGCTTAAAATTATTGATTGTTTTATGATTTAGAAGTTCACATTAGCATACTCTTTCTTTGCAGTAATCATTTTTGGCAGTTCCGGTTCCGTTTTCTAATATgcgcacgtttgtcagttttgcTTTTGCTTGTATTATTTTGCGTTGTCGGGAGTTGCAGCCTTACACGTGGGGCTGACGAGATCATTGTCATATGTTGAATGAAACGCAGATGTGTGGTGCAGCCTGCGCTTTTTTCTGGTGAGTGGTGGCGATTTTTGTCTCGCTGTGCCGTGAGCGAACTTCAGTTGACGCAATAACCTGTGCGAAGTGACAACATGGCATCTGCCAGCGAGAGGAAAGGAACATTCAAAGTACGTGCTCTTCAAGAAATCGAAGCCAATGTGCAGTCGAAATGGGAGGCCGAGAAGGTATTTGAGGTCGACGCAGGCAACGACGGTAGCGAAAACGGGAAGTTTTTCGTCACATTTCCCTATCCGTATGTCAATGGGCGTCTTCATCTGGGTCACTCGTTCTCGCTCTCAAAGTGCGAGTTCGCCGTCGGCTACCAGCGCCTGCTCGGCAAGAAATGCCTGTTCCCTTTCGGTTTCCACGCCACTGGGATGCCGATCAAAGCGTGTGCCGACAAGTTGGCGAGAGAGATGGAAGAGTTCGGCTGCCCTCCCGTATTCCCCGACGACGCTCCCGAAGACGATGCCAAAGAACTCGACGCTGGTGACTCGGCCGAGGCCGCGGTCAAGAGCAAAGCGAAAGGCAAGAAGAGCAAGGCGGCCGCCAAGACTGTGGCAGCGAAGTACCAGTGGCAGATCATGCAGTCGCTGGGGCTGTCGGACGACGAGATCGTCAAGTTTGCCGATGCCGGTTACTGGCTGCACTACTTCCCGCCCATAATCTGCGAGGACCTGAAAAGGATGGGTCTCAAGGCGGACTGGCGGCGTTCCTTCGTGACCACGGACGTTAATCCGTTTTACGACTCGTTTGTCCGTTGGCAGTTCCTTCGTCTCAAAGAGCGGCAGCGCATCAAGTTCGGGAAACGGTACACCATCTTCTCACCGAAGGTGAACCAACCATGCATGGATCACGATCGAAGTGCCGGTGAAGGCGTCGGACCGCAAGAGTACACGCTCGTGAAGATGAAGGCAGTCGAACCCTTCCCGGCAGTGCTGAAGGCCCTGCAGGGCCGCAGTCTGTTTCTGGTCGCTGCCACACTGAGACCGGAGACAATGTACGGGCAGACCAACTGCTGGGTCCGGCCTGACATGGACTACATCGCCTTCGAGCTGAAGAATGGGGATGTCTTTGTTTGCACGTATCGAGCTGCCCACAATATGAGCTACCAGGACTTCACGGCAGAAACTGGCAAAGTCAAGGTTCTCCTCAATCTTAAGGGGCAGGACCTTATTGGTCTTGGCCTGTCATCACCGCTGACATGCCACAAGGTCATCTATGCACTTCCCATGCTCACTATCAAGGAAGACAAAGGCACCGGAGTGGTGACTTCGGTGCCATCGGACTCACCAGATGACTTCGCTGCATTGCGGGATCTCAAGAACAAAGACGCTCTGCGACAAAAATATGGCGTTGAAGACAGCATGGTACTGCCTTTTGAGCCCATTCCCATTTTAGAGGTGCCTGGCTACGGATCACTGTGTGCTGCTGCCGTTTGTGACGAGCTGAAAATTCAGAGTCAGAATGACCGTGACAAGCTTCAGGAAGCAAAGGAGAGAGTTTACCTCAAGGGTTTCTATGAAGGAGTGCTCTTAGTTGGACAATACAAGGGAAAGAAGATTCAGGATGTCAAGAAAGAAATCCAGAAAGGCATGGTCGATGATGGAAAAGCTGTTGTCTACATGGAGCCCGAGAAGAAAGTTATTGCTCGTTCTGGTGATGAGTGCGTTGTAGCACTGTGCGACCAGTGGTACCTTGACTACGGTGACCCCAAGTGGAAAGACATGGCAAGAACTGCATTGTCTAAGATGGATACGTACTCGGAGGAAGTCCGCAAGAACTTTCAAGCCACTCTGGACTGGCTTTGCGAGCACGCATGCTCCAGAACATATGGGCTTGGAACAAAGCTGCCTTGGGATGAGTCGTGGCTGATAGAGTCGCTGTCAGACTCCACTATCTACATGGCCTACTACACTGTTGCCCACTACCTTCAAGGAGGCAACCTCATGGGAACGTCGAGTTGCCCTCCTTACTTTATCAAGCCTGAAGACATGACACCAGAAGCCTGGGATTATATCTTCCTCAACATTGCCAGTAAAGCCAAGCTCCAGAAGAAAGAAGCCTTTGATGCCAT
This portion of the Amblyomma americanum isolate KBUSLIRL-KWMA chromosome 10, ASM5285725v1, whole genome shotgun sequence genome encodes:
- the LeuRS gene encoding leucyl-tRNA synthetase; the protein is MASASERKGTFKVRALQEIEANVQSKWEAEKVFEVDAGNDGSENGKFFVTFPYPYVNGRLHLGHSFSLSKCEFAVGYQRLLGKKCLFPFGFHATGMPIKACADKLAREMEEFGCPPVFPDDAPEDDAKELDAGDSAEAAVKSKAKGKKSKAAAKTVAAKYQWQIMQSLGLSDDEIVKFADAGYWLHYFPPIICEDLKRMGLKADWRRSFVTTDVNPFYDSFVRWQFLRLKERQRIKFGKRYTIFSPKVNQPCMDHDRSAGEGVGPQEYTLVKMKAVEPFPAVLKALQGRSLFLVAATLRPETMYGQTNCWVRPDMDYIAFELKNGDVFVCTYRAAHNMSYQDFTAETGKVKVLLNLKGQDLIGLGLSSPLTCHKVIYALPMLTIKEDKGTGVVTSVPSDSPDDFAALRDLKNKDALRQKYGVEDSMVLPFEPIPILEVPGYGSLCAAAVCDELKIQSQNDRDKLQEAKERVYLKGFYEGVLLVGQYKGKKIQDVKKEIQKGMVDDGKAVVYMEPEKKVIARSGDECVVALCDQWYLDYGDPKWKDMARTALSKMDTYSEEVRKNFQATLDWLCEHACSRTYGLGTKLPWDESWLIESLSDSTIYMAYYTVAHYLQGGNLMGTSSCPPYFIKPEDMTPEAWDYIFLNIASKAKLQKKEAFDAMKKEFEFWYPMDLRCSGKDLIPNHLSYCIFNHCAMWPEEPQKWVLGMRANGHLLLNSEKMSKSTGNFLTLADALDKFSADGMRLALADAGDGIEDANFVETMADAGILRLYTFLEWVKEMLASLSSLRTGPADSYVDRAFEADMSHGVRVTKEHYDQMMFKEALRTGFFEFQAARDKYRELCVLKGMHRDLVLKFIETQAVILSPICPHICEYVWSLLGKTTSIMHTRWPVVPAPDEVLLKSSQYLMDAVHDFRLRLKAFRVAGSKCSKKKDLSMHPPGPQMVRATIWVAKTFPPWQLTILTTLKQLFQKHNGLPDNKVISTQLKDKPELKKHMKKVMPFAQAVREKVEKMGIDALNVTLDFDEREVLLENLRYILNTLEVDDAEIKYSDDPKAEEVIREECCPGQPRAVFCSDTFVNVRCINQQPSSGCFEALVPVLDGDSAAKVLARLERTGGHATFEGASVKLMRYEDPNTGPRKIPTFGCGEVGKVAIPERAIFRIKADKSGVELELNGTRVDVGSQVSYVVVP